The sequence below is a genomic window from Lolium perenne isolate Kyuss_39 chromosome 7, Kyuss_2.0, whole genome shotgun sequence.
CGCCGCAGAGGAAGGGGACAGCCAGCTCCTGTCCACGCTCCCGACGAGGCAAGGAATGTGGAAGCCATTCTTCCTCTACCGCGGCTGCTGGCTCACGCCCCGCTCCGTGACTAGCGTTGCGCTCGTGCAGTCCCAGTTCACGCCGCGCCCCGACGACGTCTTCCTCGCCACGTACCCCAAGTGCGGCACCACCTGGCTCAAGGCGCTCGCCTTCGCCGTCGCCAACCGCACCGTCCACCCCATCGTCTCCGGCTCCGGCGCCCACCCGCTGCTCACCACCCACCCGCAGGATCTCGTACCGTTCCTCGAGCTGCCCCACCGCGACGTCCACCCGGTCTCCGACCTCGACGCGCTCCCGTCCCCGAGGCTCCTCTCCACCCACATGTCGCTGTCGCTGCTGCCTCCGGGCGTGTCCGCCCTCGGCTGTCGCGTCGTGTACCTGTGCCGGGAGCCCAAGGACGTGTTCGTGTCCACCTGGCACTACATGAACAAGGTGGGCGAGGGCTTCCACATCGACATGGGCGCGTCCTTCGAGCTCTTCTGCGAGGGGATGACCCTGTGCGGCCCTCTCTGGGAGCACTACCTCGGGTACTGGAACCAGAGCGTGGCGGAGCCCGACAGGGTGCTCTTCCTCAAGTACGACGAGATGATGGCCGACACCAGCAAGCACGTCAGGATGCTCGCCAAGTTCCTCCGCGTGCCGTTCACCGACGAGGAGGTGAGCGGTGGGGCAGTGGAGGAGATCGTGAGCCTGTGTAGCTTCGAGACGCTGAAGAGCCTGCCGGTGAACTCGTCCGGAGTGTCCGATCGGATCGGTGGGATGCCGATGGAGAACTCTTCCTACTTCAGGACAGGGAAGGTGGGTGACTGGAGGACACACTTGACTGAGGAGATGGCGAAGAAGGTGGACTGCATCGTT
It includes:
- the LOC127312863 gene encoding cytosolic sulfotransferase 8-like; the protein is MTPALDHSAMAESNHDAAEEGDSQLLSTLPTRQGMWKPFFLYRGCWLTPRSVTSVALVQSQFTPRPDDVFLATYPKCGTTWLKALAFAVANRTVHPIVSGSGAHPLLTTHPQDLVPFLELPHRDVHPVSDLDALPSPRLLSTHMSLSLLPPGVSALGCRVVYLCREPKDVFVSTWHYMNKVGEGFHIDMGASFELFCEGMTLCGPLWEHYLGYWNQSVAEPDRVLFLKYDEMMADTSKHVRMLAKFLRVPFTDEEVSGGAVEEIVSLCSFETLKSLPVNSSGVSDRIGGMPMENSSYFRTGKVGDWRTHLTEEMAKKVDCIVEEKLRGSGLTF